GGGAGTGGGGAAGGCTTGGTGGTGATCTTTCTGGTGTGCCCGGGCCTCCCTCAGCCCCCCTCAGCCTCCCCCTCAGATCCCTCGTTTCAGACTCCATCCGAGGTCAGCGGCTGTGCAGCCAGCAGAAACCTCTGCCCTGTCTGTTCTGGTGGCCTTGGAAGGATGGTAGTGGGCCAGGTTCTGCTCTGCATCCCCAGTGACTGATCACTACTTCATTTTCAGGCCTCCATGTGTCTGTGGGGGACCTTCCTACTGTTACAACTTGTCTTAAGCAGTGCCAGTTAGAGGACAGCTTCGTATGCAGAGCTGGTAGGAGAGCTGGGGCAAGGCTGCAAGGACTCTCTGGGCCGTGGGGACCCTGCCCACCATGGCCACCTAGAGAAGCACCCTCCAGGTCTGTAGATGAAGCCTGTAGGTCAGTGACTCGGCAAAGGCTCTCCATGCAGACTGGCTGCTGAAACAGCTGCCAGGTGAGCTGCAGACCTGGCCAGGTGACCTGAGGCAGAGAGGGGGCGATGCTGACTCTGGACTGGCCTCTCGTGCTTTGGGGTTCTGGGCCCTGTGGGGTTGttcctggggagggtggggctcTCTGTGCCGCCAGCAGCGAGAGGCTGGGAGGACCAGAGCCACTACAACTGTGGCGTTTTCTCACCAATGCTGAAAGATGTGTCAGCCTGTTCCTGTGTAACATGTCTCTGTGTATCTGTGCATGCCGAGAGTGTGATTTCCCCTGCATGTAAACTGCCCTGAACTGTCTCCAGGGTCATGACAGAGGGTCAGAATAAACCCCTGCATGCTGGTCAGAGCGCTCTGCCCACAAGGTGTTTCTGACCCTGCGGGGGGGTTTGGGAGTAGCTTTTCTGGGGTTGGGGCATGGGATGCCAACCTGCTCCTCACCTGCCCAGGCTCTGTGTGTGACGACGGTCTTCCTGGGAGGCCTCCACTCTGGGAAGGGGTCGAATAGTGCATGATGTGCTGGGACCTGTCTCCTTTGCTTCAGCACAGAGTTGCTCCCCAAACAAGTACTGACTCTGTGCCGCTGCAGCCAGTGGTTCCTGTGGATCAAGTTGGTGGGCAGTTCCCCACAGGGGGCCGGGTTCTCTTCACCTGCATTTAGTCTTAGCAGACCCCCACCTCACTCTCGAAGGTGGCTCCAAGGTAGTTTGATGACAGACAGACAGCACTGCTCCTTTGGTGGCCCTGAGATTCAAAGATCCTCCTGGTCCTTGCAATGGCCCAGTACCACGCAGGCTGAACCTCGGGCAGAGAGCCCTGTCAGAGACAGGGCTGGATGGCAGTGCTTGGGCACAGGCAGAGGGGCCAATGTCTGGTTTTGCATATGTTTTAATGTCAAGCAAATAGCAGTTAACACAAAATTTTAGCAACAGAGTAAAGTTTAGGAGGGAGGAGCCACTCATTGGGTGTTAGCGAGGGGGCACTTAGGTCCCCGCGGAGGTGGCGGCTCCGGGTAGGCCCCTGGAAGCTGCGCTGATCCTGCCTACTAGGCCCACGCCACAGCGATCGGATCGTCTGCGCTCGTCCCAGTCCTGGGGGCGCTGAGGGGTCGGCCAGGAGCCCGAGGGGCCTCggaaggggagggggagcccTGGCTCGCTCGCTCTCCCCACCTGCACCCCGACCTCACCTCGGTTCCCCCAccttcctccagccccacccgCCCTCCCAACCTCCCCCCAGCCTGCATCCGCACCTCCGCCCGGTCCCTGCCTCGCCCCCACCAGCTGGGTAGGGTCAGTCCCCCAGCCTCTGCGAGCCTTGGTTTCCTTGCTTGCGCAGAAGGCACCGCAATCCTCCTCACGGGATTGTCGGGGAAGGCGGGACTGGGGAAGGGTCAGCTGATGGGCTGGACCGGGGAAGCTGCGGGCTCACCTGGCGCTCCGGACTTTGACCACCAGGGGCGCTGTGGCCCGCGGAGACTCTACCCACTAGCCCTGCCGGGCGGTGCTGGGCCGGGGTCCCGGCAATGGGGCCGGGTGGCGGGGACGGTTGTCTGGGGACTGGAGGAGAGGACCAGTTCTCTATGGGACCAGGAGCCCAGAGCGTGGGGAcaccccctccccgctccccagcCCGTCTCTGGCGTCACGGTGGAGCGGGGGGGGGGCGGCATTTTCCTCGGGGGTCCGTAACTCACTCTCCCCTCCCTCTATCTTGGTTGGCTCCCCCACCCTTGGTGTCTGGCGTGAAGACCCTCCCTCCTATCGGCTGGGCGGTTCCTGTGGGCCGCCTGGCCGGCCCGATCCGCCTCGGCTGTGGGAGTCGAGGGGCCACCTCGGGGAACAAAGAGTGTGGGGTCCGCTGAGGAGGCTTGGTTGGCCCCTCCAGTGCTGAGGAGATGTTCTGCTGTGGACGGGGAGGGAGACCCTCCGCGGCGCCCCTCCCCCGTGCTCCCGCCGGCTTCCCGCTGACACAGCCCGGCCCACGCCCTCCGTGTTCCCGCTGAGCGCATTTACACCTTGGGGCGCCGCTGGGGTCTCAGCTGGGGTGTGGGAGTCTCAGTTCTcctctcaaggagctcacagggCGCAGGATGAGCGCAGACGAGGTAATTACGGCTGCTGCTTGGAGAGGTGTGACTGCGAGGCTGTGAGGAAGCCGATCTTCCTGGAGAACAGCTGGTTCTTCCTGGAGAGGCTGGGAGCTGGTGGAGGCTGGAGAAGGTCACAGCCCCTGAGTGTGTGTCGGGGGGGACTTGCGGACTCGCTTCTAAGGAGCAGAAAGTAGCGGAGTGGCTTCCCAGATAGGCCTTGATGGTGTGGAGGTTCCCCCCTGGCTGTCTCTCCGATGCTGCCCTGGAGACCCACCTGGTGCCATGTGTGGGAGATGCCCGAGCTGCCTGTGGACAGTCCACCTGGCCAGGAAGTGAGGCCTCTTGCCAGTGGCCTGTGAGGAAGCCGCTTCTCCAGCCGCAGTTCAGCCTTCTGGTGCCTGGGTCCTCAGCTGAAGTCCTGCCTGAAATCTCAGGAGAGACCTTGAACTGGAACCAGCTGAGAGCTGCCCTGGGGTTCCTGACCCACATTCTTTGTGAGCGAATAGAGTTGCTCTGAGCTGCtaattttgggggaaattttGTCATCAAGCAGTAGCTTCTAATACGGTGTGGTCGGGAAAATGAGAGGATGGAGGTAACCGCTGACCTGTTTCAGGCTGGAGGGCGGTGGTGTGCCTGAACTGTTTCACATGCCTGGGTTGGGGGAAGTGGGTACGCACCCTGGTAGCCACCTCATGGGGTGTCGAAAGGTGGGGCCTGCTTGCCAGCTGGACAGACCTGCCAGAGCCATATCACAAGGACCAAAGACAACCTGAGGCCCCACAAGGGCCCAGGTTACTGGGTTCCAGGCAGGCAACTCACAGAATGGTAAAGCTGGAGCCCCAGGCATGGGAGCACCTGGGGGCTTTGGGGCTGAGAGTAGGGGGTCTGGCCAAGGCCCACCAAGGCTGTCTTCAGAGACCTGCCGTGTCCCCCTCCCCAGTGGCAGAAATGGTCTCTGAGTGGCCAGTCCATGAGTGTTCCACTCCATCCCCAGACTCAGCACAAGTCTGCCCCTCAGGCCACACGTCAGGGAGGAAAGGGTCCAGGTGCCAGCCCTTCTAGGTTACAGATGCCCCCTGTTATTGGTGGGGTCCAGAAGTCCTGGCAAAAGAGCCTTGGGTCCCATAGCAGGACAGTAGGGGGTCACAGTCAATGGTGCAGAAAGCACAAGGGGCATGGGGTGCTTGGGGGCCCCTGAACCCTCATCTGGGAGCCAGAAAGGGATGCAGCACAGGCCTCATGGTGGAATGTCACCTGGGTTTCAGGCTGTGAGAGCTTCGTGGCCTCCTTCGATGTGTGTCTTTGGCTTCTGCAGCAACCCCTgactttagaaaagaccctgatgctgggaaggattgaaggcaggaggagaaggggatgacagaggatgagctggttggatggcatcaccgactcaatggacatgagtttgagcaagttccgggagatggtgaagacagggaagcctggcatgctgcagtccatggggtctcaaagagttggacacaactgagcgattgaacaacaacctGGCTTTGTTGCCTGAGGTGTCCCCCAGGATATCTGTTGTGCCAGGATCATCTCCTGGGGTAGGCAGGGTAGGGGGAGGGTTTGGTAAGACCCGAATCCCCACACCTGACTGCCCAGGGGCTGTCCAGGGGGCAGAGTCACAGGACTAGAAGGTCCATGGCCCTCTCTGCAGGCTCAGTGGCCAGGCTTCATGGGTGTTTCTTTGTCTGGAGGAAATAATGATAGAGGGTGAACAGTGGGATGGTCCTTGAAAGGCACAGAACCTTTCTACTGTCTGCAGGCCATGAGGGGGGCGCTTATGCCCCCTGGCACCGACATGCGGTGCGGAGGCTCTTCCGGAAGCTGTGATCCAGGAAGGCATAGAGGAAGGGGTTGAGGCAGGAGCTGGTGTAGCTGAGGCTGGTGACCACATAGGAGACGATGATGACCAGCGGTGTCTGGGGCAGGTCTGTGGTCAGGGCCACAATTGAGGCCAGGTGGAAGGGCGTCCAGCAGAGCAGGCCCACAGCCAGCACGGCCAGGACCAGGAGGCTAACCTTCCGCTTGGCCTTGCCCAGAGCCTTGGCTCCGGAGTGGAGCCGCAGGGCCCTTAGCCTCCGCAGCAGGTCTGCGTAGAGCACGCAGAGGGTGCACATGGGCACCACGAAGCCCAGCACCAGCGTGTAGATGCGGCTTGCCTGGAACCAGGCCCTCTCGGGCCGCGGGAAACTCAGCCCACAACTTGTGACCTGCAGCTCATTGTTGTACACGCCTGCGAAGGTAAGGAAGGGCAGCACTGCGACTGTGACACCCAGCCAGACGCACAGGCTGGCGACCTTCGCCCTGCGGACGGTGCGCCGGGGCATGCGGCGGGAGCGTGCCGTGGCCAGAACCACCAGGTAGCGGTCTATACTCATGGCGGCCAGGAAGTAGACACTGGAGAAGATGTTGCAGTGGTCAATGGCCAGCACCAGCTTGCAGAGCACCTCCCCAAAGGGCCAGCGCTGCAGCAGGTGCTCAGCAATATTGGTGGGCAGCACCAGCGTGAAGAGCCCGTCGGCGATGGCCAGGTTCAGGATGAACACGTGGGTCACTGTCTTCATCTTGGGAGCCCTCAGGATCACACAGATGACGGCTGCGTTGCCCACCAGCCCCACGGCACAGATGACAGAGTATACCACCGGCAGCAGCACGTAGAGGGCAGGCAGCGGCTCGGGGAAGGTGGCATTGTGTCTGGTGCCATTGTCCCATGAGAGGCCGGTGCCTGTGCTACCTGGGCAGGGGGAGCTTGTGCTTTCCAGGCCTTCCAGCCCAGTGGCCTCCATCATGGGGCGAGGCCGTAACGGTTTGTGACCTGGAAGGTGGGAGGTGCTTCCAAGCTGGGGTTCTGGGCAGGGGCCTCCTTGGGCtggatcttgagaaagaaagaacCAGAATCTCTGGGACCTGACTGTCAGCTTGGAACAACAGGTGCCTCAAGTTTTCTGGCTGAGGCTGTGGCCCCTTTGCCAGGGTCATGGGCACATGGGATCTCTCTCCACCCTGTCCAGTGGCCTCAGAGAGCTTGGGCGGGTGCTGGGGATACCTTCTCCTGGGCAGCGCTTCTAGCTGATCAAGCTCCCTCCCCAAGCCCCTTCCCTGTTGCAGAGGCTGCCAATAACCCTTCTGGGAAGGGCGGTCTCTGATCTgcctccaccccagcccctgctGACCACATCTCTCAGAAggggagggcttgggtttgcccccaaccccagcccctgTCCCAGCCACACCCAGAAGCACAAGCTACTCAAGGCAGGCCTTTGGAAAATGCACCTCCCAGTATACCCCTGGCCCCCTTGGATGGGGAGTCCTGGAGCGGTACCCTCCCAGTCACACTGTAGACCCTCCATGTGTGGCCATCTGCACTTTTACTCACTGACCTGTTCGGAGACACGTGGCTGGAAGTTGGTGTCCTTGGTGGGCACTGGTGGTGGCCAGTTCAGGCAGCATCAAGGGTGGACGGGGGAGGTGTGGCTTCCACTGATGGACCCCAGTCAGGGTCCCAGACCGTCCTTAATCACCTGGGGAGTTTTCAGGACCTGCTCACTGGCAGCCTCAGCAGTAACTGGCTTCCCGCAAGGTTTCTAGCCCGATGGCAGCGCAGCGCTGCTGCATcagtgagggagagagggagggagggagggagggagggagggagggaggaggggaggggggaaggagtggggaggAAGGCGGTTCGGCTGGCTGTTGTggagccctgggtgggggagcCGAGGCAGCGCTCTCATTCCCAGGATCACTGTGGGGCTCACTTGTCTGATTGGACTCTCCAGTGGGCGgccctggggtgtgtgtgtgcacgagtGTGCACGTGTGTCGGGAGGTGTGCGTTGCAGGGGCCTCCTGGCATGGGTGGGTCCGCGGGCTCCTGTGAGctcatctgtgtctctgtctgtggGTCCCTGTGGGCCTTGGCACCCtttcctgtatgtgtgtgtatctcgGTGGGTCTCGTGTCTGACCTCGTgagtgtgcatgtctgtgtgcgTGGGCTTTCTGCGCTGATCTCTGTACCTGTGTTTGAGAGAGTCTGTTTAGGTCCCTGGCTGGGTGTGGGGGTCGGGGGTTCTGTGGGCCTTCACATGGGTATAGAATCTGTGGCCCACACACAACCCAGCCTCTTTTCTGTTGTTCAAAGAGGAACGTGTGCATGTGAACAACCTCGCAGGTGGAGGCACCGTCTCACCTGGTGCTGGTCCCTCCCGGAGAGGCGCGCTGTCACCAGCAGGGCTCCCAGGACCCCGCACAGGTGGTGAGACCTGCGTGCTGCTCCGCTTCACGTCTGTTGCCCGGCGACTCTGCTGGACGCTCCTGACACTGGCGTGTGGACGGCTGCGCAGTCTCTGGTTGTGCTTTTGCCGTGACGTTGCCCTCGTGACAGTGTCTAGTGCCTTCCCAGGCAGTTCCTCAGGTAGACGTCTGGGTCGAAGGGTCTGTGAGCTGCCAGCTCAGGGGGGCCTGGTGGCCTGTTGCTGGCAGGGTTTTGAGGCCATCACGCCACCCTGGCAGGCCTGCTTCCTTTTCTGGACTGTGGTCCCTCTGGGCCCGTGACCTGGGCCTGTGGTGGGCGTTCTCACCCTCAGGCCCCTCCTTCTCTTTGCCCCAGTTCTGTGAGTCACTGCGTGGCACCCCAAACTTGCTCCAGACTTGAGGTTTCTAAGCAGGTCTCCCCTCAAGCTGCTGGAGGCACAGTGGTGTCAGAACCAGGGGTACCTCCCTGGTGGTTTCCCACCCTGACCCTGGCCTCTTTGAGGCCAACCATGATTCTGGGGTCCCTGCTCACCCCACCAGTGAATGGCTGGTCTGGGGCTCTGAGCCCTTCTCAGTCTGACCTCTGCTCTCCTGAATCTGTGCTGGGGGCCTCTGGCTCCCCACCTAGCCTGTCACATCTGAGGCGGGCTAAGAGTGGAAGCTGAGAGGATGGGGGGCCCTGGGGCAGTAGGGGTTGGGGGGTTGAGGAGGAGGTACTAGGCCTGCAGGTATGGGGACCCCCAGTTGTCCATCACTCAGAAGTCCCTCATCCCCTGGTgcagcagtggggagggggaggggtgcccCAGCCTCTGCTTCTGGGTCTTTGGAGCAGCAGGGGGCTTTTTCTGCACGTGGGCCAGGCATTGTGTACGTGTCTCTATGGGGAGAGGAGCTCCATTTTCCGAAAGGAGTCGGCTGTTTCACTTAGCCTATGAGGGCTTTCAGGCTGtagagggagagg
The Bos indicus x Bos taurus breed Angus x Brahman F1 hybrid chromosome 13, Bos_hybrid_MaternalHap_v2.0, whole genome shotgun sequence genome window above contains:
- the NPBWR2 gene encoding neuropeptides B/W receptor type 2 gives rise to the protein MMEATGLEGLESTSSPCPGSTGTGLSWDNGTRHNATFPEPLPALYVLLPVVYSVICAVGLVGNAAVICVILRAPKMKTVTHVFILNLAIADGLFTLVLPTNIAEHLLQRWPFGEVLCKLVLAIDHCNIFSSVYFLAAMSIDRYLVVLATARSRRMPRRTVRRAKVASLCVWLGVTVAVLPFLTFAGVYNNELQVTSCGLSFPRPERAWFQASRIYTLVLGFVVPMCTLCVLYADLLRRLRALRLHSGAKALGKAKRKVSLLVLAVLAVGLLCWTPFHLASIVALTTDLPQTPLVIIVSYVVTSLSYTSSCLNPFLYAFLDHSFRKSLRTACRCQGA